The proteins below come from a single Miscanthus floridulus cultivar M001 chromosome 1, ASM1932011v1, whole genome shotgun sequence genomic window:
- the LOC136543399 gene encoding phosphatidylinositol 4-phosphate 5-kinase 4-like isoform X1 — MLNLQLGIRHAVGKQGPITLDLKSSAFDPKEKVWTRFPPEGSKYTPPHSSCDFKWKDYCPQVFRTLRKLFKVDAADYMLSLCGDQALRELSSPGKSGSFFYLTSNDQYMIKTMKKSEVKIFLKMLRAYYNHVRSFENTLVTKFFGLHCVKLAGANQKKVRFVIMGNLFCSDYSIHRRFDLKGSSLGRTTDKPQTEIDEYTTLKDLDLNFIFRLQKHWYQEFQSRQVDKDCEFLEQENIMDYSLLVGVHFRDTRDRLLTGGSFDSDSSRGSSPHLSRGDTDPNRLAKIKLGSNMPTRAERTIRKSDCEVQIMGEPTGEFYDVILYFGIIDILQDYDISKKLEHAYKSFQYDPTSISAVDPKQYSRRFRDFVFKAFQEDKFDL; from the exons ATGCTCAACCTGCAGCTCGGCATCAG GCACGCAGTAGGAAAGCAAGGTCCAATTACGCTTGATCTTAAGTCATCAGCTTTTGACCCGAAGGAGAAAGTATGGACAAGGTTCCCTCCGGAAGGCTCAAAATACACCCCTCCACACAGTTCATGTGATTTCAAATGGAAGGATTACTGCCCACAAGTATTCCG GACATTGCGCAAGTTGTTCAAGGTTGATGCCGCAGACTATATGCTCTCTCTTTGTGGAGACCAGGCTCTCCGGGAGCTCTCATCTCCTGGTAAGAGTGGAAGCTTCTTTTATCTCACGAGCAATGACCAGTACATGATAAAGACGATGAAGAAATCTGAAGTGAAG ATATTTCTGAAGATGCTTCGAGCTTATTATAATCATGTCAGATCATTTGAGAACACTCTCGTCACAAAGTTTTTTGGTCTTCACTGTGTCAAATTAGCTGGAGCTAACCAAAAGAAG GTTCGTTTTGTCATAATGGGAAATCTATTCTGCTCCGATTACTCTATTCATAGGCGATTTGACCTGAAAGGTTCATCCCTTGGACGTACAACTGATAAGCCACAGACAGAGATTGATGAGTACACTACTCTGAAGGATCTTGATCTCAACTTCATATTTCGATTGCAAAAACATTGGTACCAAGAGTTCCAAAG CAGACAAGTCGACAAGGACTGCGAGTTTCTGGAGCAGGAAAATATCATGGATTATAGTCTTCTGGTTGGTGTACATTTTAGGGATACTAGGGATAGGCTATTGACCGGAG GTTCATTTGATAGTGACAGCAGCAGAGGATCGTCACCTCACTTGTCTAGAGGAGATACGGATCCAAACAG GTTAGCCAAGATAAAACTTGGGTCAAACATGCCGACAAGAGCTGAACGGACAATAAGAAAGAGTGACTGTGAAGTGCAGATTATGGGAGAGCCTACCGGGGAGTTCTACGATGTCATACTATATTTTGGGATCATAGACATACTCCAAGATTACGATATCAGTAAAAAGCTTGAGCATGCATACAAGTCTTTCCAATATGACCCAACATCCATTTCGGCAGTCGATCCAAAGCAGTACTCGAGACGGTTCAGAGATTTCGTATTCAAGGCGTTccaagaagacaagttcgatTTGTGA
- the LOC136543382 gene encoding phosphatidylinositol 4-phosphate 5-kinase 6-like isoform X1, with protein MRERARHVTRVSPMPLPTGGEDPEADAAPSCSGSGSADEADPHERALPNGDIYTGQWRGAVPHGAGKYLWADGCMYEGEWRRGKATGRGRFSWPSGATYEGEFLDGFMHGAGTYVGAAGDTYRGVWAKNLEHGAGEKRYANGDRYDGEWRAGLPDGCGRYAWRDGTEYAGGWRAGLIHGRGALVWANGNRYDGGWEGGRPRGQGTFRWADGSLYVGFWGREAPGGAVHQKGVYYPSPAATGDSPRARDPREVFARDLPECVRSGTEAQSALTSLRSLKWLMRSVSGRGSSSSGWSNGSGGSLVHFWGSDGEVKCELGDDWRRRSVREGRGLLPPSPALAPHLPIPNGVPLRLSKKQGMAIARGHKNYELMLNLQLGIRHAVGRQGQVLLDLKSSAFDPKEKVWTKFPPEGSKYTPPHNSCDFKWKDYCPKVFRTLRKLFKVDPADYMLSLCGDDALRELSSPGKSGSFFYLTNDDRYMIKTMKKAEVKMLLRMLQAYYNHVRAFEDTLVTKFFGLHCVKSGTHQKKVRFVIMGNLFCSDHTIHRRFDLKGSSLGRITDKPPAEIDEYTTLKDLDLNFIFRLQKHWYQEFQSRQVDKDCEFLEQEKIMDYSLLVGVHFRGAIDIDGDKPATPRVSRWDRDHFRSDPNRWSKIKLGANMLSRAELTIRKNDSDVFGEPTGEYCDVILYFGIIDILQDYDIGKRLEHAYKSFQYDSTSISAVDPKQYSRRFKDFIYKAFQEDKVDS; from the exons ATGCGCGAGCGCGCCCGGCACGTGACCCGGGTGTCACCGATGCCGCTGCCCACGGGTGGCGAGGACCCCGAGGCCGATGCGGCGCCCTCCTGCAGCGGCAGCGGCTCCGCCGACGAAGCCGACCCGCACGAGCGGGCGCTCCCCAACGGCGACATCTACACGGGCCAGTGGCGCGGCGCCGTGCCCCACGGCGCCGGCAAGTACCTCTGGGCGGACGGCTGCATGTACGAGGGCGAGTGGCGCCGCGGCAAGGCCACCGGCCGCGGCAGGTTCTCCTGGCCCTCGGGCGCCACCTACGAGGGCGAGTTCCTCGACGGCTTCATGCATGGCGCGGGAACCTACGTTGGCGCCGCGGGAGACACCTACCGCGGCGTCTGGGCCAAGAACCTCGAGCACGGCGCCGGCGAGAAGCGCTACGCTAACGGTGACCGCTACGACGGCGAGTGGCGCGCGGGGCTCCCCGACGGCTGCGGACGCTACGCCTGGCGCGACGGCACCGAGTACGCCGGCGGCTGGCGAGCGGGGCTCATCCACGGCCGGGGCGCGCTCGTCTGGGCCAATGGCAACCGCTACGATGGCGGCTGGGAGGGCGGCCGCCCCCGGGGGCAGGGCACCTTCCGCTGGGCCGACGGCAGCCTCTACGTTGGCTTCTGGGGCCGCGAGGCACCCGGCGGCGCCGTCCATCAGAAAGGCGTCTACTACCCGTCCCCGGCGGCGACGGGCGACTCCCCCCGGGCGCGCGACCCGAGGGAGGTGTTCGCACGGGACCTGCCGGAGTGCGTGCGCTCCGGCACCGAGGCCCAATCAGCGCTCACGTCTCTGAGATCCCTCAAATGGCTGATGCGGTCGGTCAGCGGCCGCGGGAGCTCGTCGTCTGGCTGGAGCAATGGCTCGGGAGGCAGCCTCGTGCACTTCTGGGGGTCGGATGGGGAGGTCAAGTGCGAGCTTGGGGACGACTGGAGACGGCGGAGCGTCAGAGAAGGGAGGGGGCTGCTGCCACCGTCGCCCGCTCTGGCTCCACACCTCCCCATCCCCAACGGCGTGCCCCTGCGGCTGTCCAAGAAGCAGGGGATGGCCATTGCCAGAGGGCACAAGAACTACGAGCTAATGCTCAACCTGCAGCTCGGGATCAG GCATGCAGTAGGAAGGCAAGGTCAAGTTTTATTAGACCTGAAATCATCAGCATTTGATCCAAAAGAGAAAGTGTGGACAAAATTCCCTCCTGAAGGCTCAAAATATACCCCTCCACATAATTCTTGTGATTTCAAATGGAAGGATTACTGCCCAAAGGTGTTCCG GACACTCCGTAAGCTGTTCAAGGTTGACCCAGCTGACTATATGTTGTCCCTCTGTGGAGATGATGCTCTTCGTGAGCTCTCATCCCCTGGCAAGAGTGGAAGCTTCTTTTACTTGACGAATGATGATCGTTACATGATAAAAACAATGAAGAAAGCTGAAGTGAAG ATGCTTCTGAGGATGCTTCAAGCTTACTACAATCATGTCCGTGCATTTGAGGATACCTTAGTAACAAAGTTCTTTGGCCTACATTGTGTGAAGTCTGGAACACACCAGAAGAAG GTTCGTTTTGTGATAATGGGAAATTTGTTCTGCTCTGATCATACTATCCATAGGCGATTTGATCTGAAAGGATCATCTCTTGGCCGTATAACTGACAAGCCACCAGCAGAGATTGATGAGTATACAACTCTGAAAGACCTTGATCTTAATTTTATCTTTCGGTTACAGAAACATTGGTACCAAGAGTTTCAAAG CAGGCAAGTGGACAAGGACTGTGAGTTCCTCGAGCAGGAGAAGATTATGGATTACAGTCTATTGGTGGGTGTACATTTTAGAG GTGCCATTGACATTGATGGTGACAAACCTGCAACACCTCGCGTTTCAAGATGGGACAGGGATCATTTTCGTTCTGATCCAAATAG ATGGTCAAAAATTAAACTTGGAGCAAACATGCTGTCAAGAGCTGAACTGACAATCCGAAAGAACGATAGTGATGTTTTTGGAGAGCCAACTGGGGAGTACTGTGATGTTATCTTGTACTTTGGGATTATAGACATACTCCAAGACTATGATATTGGCAAAAGGCTAGAGCATGCCTACAAATCTTTTCAATACGACTCGACATCCATTTCAGCGGTTGATCCAAAACAGTATTCCAGGCgcttcaaagatttcatataCAAAGCTTTCCAAGAAGATAAAGTAGACAGCTGA
- the LOC136543382 gene encoding phosphatidylinositol 4-phosphate 5-kinase 6-like isoform X2, whose protein sequence is MRERARHVTRVSPMPLPTGGEDPEADAAPSCSGSGSADEADPHERALPNGDIYTGQWRGAVPHGAGKYLWADGCMYEGEWRRGKATGRGRFSWPSGATYEGEFLDGFMHGAGTYVGAAGDTYRGVWAKNLEHGAGEKRYANGDRYDGEWRAGLPDGCGRYAWRDGTEYAGGWRAGLIHGRGALVWANGNRYDGGWEGGRPRGQGTFRWADGSLYVGFWGREAPGGAVHQKGVYYPSPAATGDSPRARDPREVFARDLPECVRSGTEAQSALTSLRSLKWLMRSVSGRGSSSSGWSNGSGGSLVHFWGSDGEVKCELGDDWRRRSVREGRGLLPPSPALAPHLPIPNGVPLRLSKKQGMAIARGHKNYELMLNLQLGIRHAVGRQGQVLLDLKSSAFDPKEKVWTKFPPEGSKYTPPHNSCDFKWKDYCPKVFRTLRKLFKVDPADYMLSLCGDDALRELSSPGKSGSFFYLTNDDRYMIKTMKKAEVKMLLRMLQAYYNHVRAFEDTLVTKFFGLHCVKSGTHQKKVRFVIMGNLFCSDHTIHRRFDLKGSSLGRITDKPPAEIDEYTTLKDLDLNFIFRLQKHWYQEFQRQVDKDCEFLEQEKIMDYSLLVGVHFRGAIDIDGDKPATPRVSRWDRDHFRSDPNRWSKIKLGANMLSRAELTIRKNDSDVFGEPTGEYCDVILYFGIIDILQDYDIGKRLEHAYKSFQYDSTSISAVDPKQYSRRFKDFIYKAFQEDKVDS, encoded by the exons ATGCGCGAGCGCGCCCGGCACGTGACCCGGGTGTCACCGATGCCGCTGCCCACGGGTGGCGAGGACCCCGAGGCCGATGCGGCGCCCTCCTGCAGCGGCAGCGGCTCCGCCGACGAAGCCGACCCGCACGAGCGGGCGCTCCCCAACGGCGACATCTACACGGGCCAGTGGCGCGGCGCCGTGCCCCACGGCGCCGGCAAGTACCTCTGGGCGGACGGCTGCATGTACGAGGGCGAGTGGCGCCGCGGCAAGGCCACCGGCCGCGGCAGGTTCTCCTGGCCCTCGGGCGCCACCTACGAGGGCGAGTTCCTCGACGGCTTCATGCATGGCGCGGGAACCTACGTTGGCGCCGCGGGAGACACCTACCGCGGCGTCTGGGCCAAGAACCTCGAGCACGGCGCCGGCGAGAAGCGCTACGCTAACGGTGACCGCTACGACGGCGAGTGGCGCGCGGGGCTCCCCGACGGCTGCGGACGCTACGCCTGGCGCGACGGCACCGAGTACGCCGGCGGCTGGCGAGCGGGGCTCATCCACGGCCGGGGCGCGCTCGTCTGGGCCAATGGCAACCGCTACGATGGCGGCTGGGAGGGCGGCCGCCCCCGGGGGCAGGGCACCTTCCGCTGGGCCGACGGCAGCCTCTACGTTGGCTTCTGGGGCCGCGAGGCACCCGGCGGCGCCGTCCATCAGAAAGGCGTCTACTACCCGTCCCCGGCGGCGACGGGCGACTCCCCCCGGGCGCGCGACCCGAGGGAGGTGTTCGCACGGGACCTGCCGGAGTGCGTGCGCTCCGGCACCGAGGCCCAATCAGCGCTCACGTCTCTGAGATCCCTCAAATGGCTGATGCGGTCGGTCAGCGGCCGCGGGAGCTCGTCGTCTGGCTGGAGCAATGGCTCGGGAGGCAGCCTCGTGCACTTCTGGGGGTCGGATGGGGAGGTCAAGTGCGAGCTTGGGGACGACTGGAGACGGCGGAGCGTCAGAGAAGGGAGGGGGCTGCTGCCACCGTCGCCCGCTCTGGCTCCACACCTCCCCATCCCCAACGGCGTGCCCCTGCGGCTGTCCAAGAAGCAGGGGATGGCCATTGCCAGAGGGCACAAGAACTACGAGCTAATGCTCAACCTGCAGCTCGGGATCAG GCATGCAGTAGGAAGGCAAGGTCAAGTTTTATTAGACCTGAAATCATCAGCATTTGATCCAAAAGAGAAAGTGTGGACAAAATTCCCTCCTGAAGGCTCAAAATATACCCCTCCACATAATTCTTGTGATTTCAAATGGAAGGATTACTGCCCAAAGGTGTTCCG GACACTCCGTAAGCTGTTCAAGGTTGACCCAGCTGACTATATGTTGTCCCTCTGTGGAGATGATGCTCTTCGTGAGCTCTCATCCCCTGGCAAGAGTGGAAGCTTCTTTTACTTGACGAATGATGATCGTTACATGATAAAAACAATGAAGAAAGCTGAAGTGAAG ATGCTTCTGAGGATGCTTCAAGCTTACTACAATCATGTCCGTGCATTTGAGGATACCTTAGTAACAAAGTTCTTTGGCCTACATTGTGTGAAGTCTGGAACACACCAGAAGAAG GTTCGTTTTGTGATAATGGGAAATTTGTTCTGCTCTGATCATACTATCCATAGGCGATTTGATCTGAAAGGATCATCTCTTGGCCGTATAACTGACAAGCCACCAGCAGAGATTGATGAGTATACAACTCTGAAAGACCTTGATCTTAATTTTATCTTTCGGTTACAGAAACATTGGTACCAAGAGTTTCAAAG GCAAGTGGACAAGGACTGTGAGTTCCTCGAGCAGGAGAAGATTATGGATTACAGTCTATTGGTGGGTGTACATTTTAGAG GTGCCATTGACATTGATGGTGACAAACCTGCAACACCTCGCGTTTCAAGATGGGACAGGGATCATTTTCGTTCTGATCCAAATAG ATGGTCAAAAATTAAACTTGGAGCAAACATGCTGTCAAGAGCTGAACTGACAATCCGAAAGAACGATAGTGATGTTTTTGGAGAGCCAACTGGGGAGTACTGTGATGTTATCTTGTACTTTGGGATTATAGACATACTCCAAGACTATGATATTGGCAAAAGGCTAGAGCATGCCTACAAATCTTTTCAATACGACTCGACATCCATTTCAGCGGTTGATCCAAAACAGTATTCCAGGCgcttcaaagatttcatataCAAAGCTTTCCAAGAAGATAAAGTAGACAGCTGA
- the LOC136543399 gene encoding phosphatidylinositol 4-phosphate 5-kinase 4-like isoform X2, whose protein sequence is MLNLQLGIRHAVGKQGPITLDLKSSAFDPKEKVWTRFPPEGSKYTPPHSSCDFKWKDYCPQVFRTLRKLFKVDAADYMLSLCGDQALRELSSPGKSGSFFYLTSNDQYMIKTMKKSEVKIFLKMLRAYYNHVRSFENTLVTKFFGLHCVKLAGANQKKVRFVIMGNLFCSDYSIHRRFDLKGSSLGRTTDKPQTEIDEYTTLKDLDLNFIFRLQKHWYQEFQRQVDKDCEFLEQENIMDYSLLVGVHFRDTRDRLLTGGSFDSDSSRGSSPHLSRGDTDPNRLAKIKLGSNMPTRAERTIRKSDCEVQIMGEPTGEFYDVILYFGIIDILQDYDISKKLEHAYKSFQYDPTSISAVDPKQYSRRFRDFVFKAFQEDKFDL, encoded by the exons ATGCTCAACCTGCAGCTCGGCATCAG GCACGCAGTAGGAAAGCAAGGTCCAATTACGCTTGATCTTAAGTCATCAGCTTTTGACCCGAAGGAGAAAGTATGGACAAGGTTCCCTCCGGAAGGCTCAAAATACACCCCTCCACACAGTTCATGTGATTTCAAATGGAAGGATTACTGCCCACAAGTATTCCG GACATTGCGCAAGTTGTTCAAGGTTGATGCCGCAGACTATATGCTCTCTCTTTGTGGAGACCAGGCTCTCCGGGAGCTCTCATCTCCTGGTAAGAGTGGAAGCTTCTTTTATCTCACGAGCAATGACCAGTACATGATAAAGACGATGAAGAAATCTGAAGTGAAG ATATTTCTGAAGATGCTTCGAGCTTATTATAATCATGTCAGATCATTTGAGAACACTCTCGTCACAAAGTTTTTTGGTCTTCACTGTGTCAAATTAGCTGGAGCTAACCAAAAGAAG GTTCGTTTTGTCATAATGGGAAATCTATTCTGCTCCGATTACTCTATTCATAGGCGATTTGACCTGAAAGGTTCATCCCTTGGACGTACAACTGATAAGCCACAGACAGAGATTGATGAGTACACTACTCTGAAGGATCTTGATCTCAACTTCATATTTCGATTGCAAAAACATTGGTACCAAGAGTTCCAAAG ACAAGTCGACAAGGACTGCGAGTTTCTGGAGCAGGAAAATATCATGGATTATAGTCTTCTGGTTGGTGTACATTTTAGGGATACTAGGGATAGGCTATTGACCGGAG GTTCATTTGATAGTGACAGCAGCAGAGGATCGTCACCTCACTTGTCTAGAGGAGATACGGATCCAAACAG GTTAGCCAAGATAAAACTTGGGTCAAACATGCCGACAAGAGCTGAACGGACAATAAGAAAGAGTGACTGTGAAGTGCAGATTATGGGAGAGCCTACCGGGGAGTTCTACGATGTCATACTATATTTTGGGATCATAGACATACTCCAAGATTACGATATCAGTAAAAAGCTTGAGCATGCATACAAGTCTTTCCAATATGACCCAACATCCATTTCGGCAGTCGATCCAAAGCAGTACTCGAGACGGTTCAGAGATTTCGTATTCAAGGCGTTccaagaagacaagttcgatTTGTGA